From the genome of Nicotiana sylvestris chromosome 2, ASM39365v2, whole genome shotgun sequence, one region includes:
- the LOC138885410 gene encoding uncharacterized protein, which translates to MWALRKLNLEWDVAANLWVEKLNELDEFRFHAYSSSSLYKDKMKYLHDKYAQGKEFKVGDMVLLFNSWLRLFPGKLKSKWSGPVEVVGVTPFGAIDLKNKNGEVFRIRIFEIMVCEMLQEL; encoded by the exons ATGTGGGCCTTGAGaaaattgaacttagaatgggatgtcgctgcGAATCTCTGGGTTGAGAAACTCAATGAGCTAGAcgagtttagatttcatgcctactccagctcgtccttgtacaaggacaagatgaagtaccttcacgataagtatgcccaagggaaggaattcaaagttggtgacatggttcttctgtTCAACTCCTGGTTGAGGTTAttcccgggaaagcttaagtctaagTGGAGTGGCCCAGTTGAAGttgttggtgtaaccccatttggtgctattgatctcaagaacaaaaatggtgaagttttccgg attaggatttttgagataatggtttgtgagatgttgcaggaattGTGA